The following DNA comes from Chitinophaga nivalis.
ATGGAAAATAGGCTGGTATTGAATTAACAATTTCATAATGTTAATTTTCCATTAATCACGGAGATGGCTTTATAATTTTGTCCCGTCTTTTTAAAAGCAAAATTTATGATAGACCAAGCGGTTGCAGGAAAAATACTGGTAGTGGACGATGAGTTGGATATTCTAGAAATTATCAGCTACAACCTCAAAACAGCGGGCTATGATACCGTAACAGCCAAAGACGGTAGTGAGGCCATACAGAAAGCAAAAATATTCAGACCAGATCTGATTATGCTGGACATTATGATGCCAAACAAGAACGGGATCGACACCTGCCGTGAAATCCGGAAGATCCCCGAATTCAAAGATACCATGGTGTTATTTTTAACAGCGCTCAATGATGAGAAATCAGAAATTGATGGCTTGAACATGGGTGCTGATGACTATATTGCCAAACCTATTAAACCCAAATTGCTGGTTAGCCGCATCAATGCGCTTTTCCGCCGTTTGCACAAACCGGAAGAAACCCAGGTACATCTCGGTGATCTGATCATCGACCGGGAGAAATTCACAGTTACCTACAAAGGACAGGAAATCATCCTGGCGAAAAAAGAATTCGAATTGCTGCAGTTACTGGCTTCCAAACCGGGACGTGTATTCCTGCGCAACGAGATTCTGAACCAGGTATGGGGTACCGAAGTGATTGTAGGCGATCGTACCATCGATGTACATATCCGTAAAATCCGTCAGAAAATCGGAATCGATCTCATTACTACCGTAAAAGGAGTAGGTTATAAGTTTGAGATGTAGGAACTGCGAAAGCCCTGCAAATAATCTTTTCTGTTTTATTCCACCAAAACACTCTGGCTACTGACTTTTGGGTCACTAGCCAAAGGCTTTTTTATGGCAAGTAAAAAATTTAAAGTAATTTCCCACTATTACACTAATTACTCACTTTGGAGTATGTTTAAAGCAAAAAACCTATCCCCGCAGAAACTGGCGGGATTTACAGCCTTGATTATATCTGCTGTAATAGCATTGGGCAGTTTACTGGTGGATGGCGACTGGAAAGTAGTGGCAGGAGCGTTTATTCTTACCTTTCTTGTATCCTATTACCTGTATCTTTATACCCTGCAGAATTTTATTTACAGGAAAATAAAGCTCATCTACAAATTCATTTATCAGACCAAGGCCTCTAAAAGAGAAGAATTCTTTCAGAAAAACATCCTGCCGCTGAAAACCATTGAAGAAGTAAGTGAAGATGTAGAAAAATGGGCCAGCCAGAAGAAAGAAGAACTCGAGAACCTGCGCCGCAACGAAGAATTCAGAAAAGAATTTCTCCTCAACCTGTCGCACGAACTCAAGACGCCGATCTTCGCGGTACAAGGTTATATCCACACCCTGTTGGATGGCGCCCTGGAAGACCCGGCAGTTAATAAACTGTTCCTGAAAAATGCGACTAAAAATATTGACCGGCTTTGTCGCCTGATCGATGACCTCGACGAAATTTCCAAACTGGAAAGCGGCGAGATGACCATCAACAGCGAAATCTTTATCATTCAGGACCTGATCCGCGATGTATTTGATACCCTGTCGCTGAAAGCCAATACCAAAGGCATCAAATTCAATATCAAAAAAGGATGTGAAGCGCCACAACCCGTACTGGCCGACAAAGAAAAAATCCGTCAGGTGCTTATCAACCTGGTAGACAACTCCATCAAATACGGTAAACCCGATGGCCATACCATTGCCAGCATTTACAGCATGGATGGGAAACGTGTACTGGTAGAAATATCAGACGATGGTATCGGTATGTCGGAAGAACACCTGCCACGTGTATTTGAACGTTTCTACCGGACAGACCGTGCCCGCAGCCGCGATATTGGCGGCACCGGACTGGGACTTGCCATCGTTAAACATATTGTGGAAGCCCACGATCAGTCCATTACGGTGCGCAGTAAACCGGAAATAGGCAGCACCTTCGGCTTCACCATGGAGTCCGGAAAAGAATAAGTTTTTCACACCATCTGAAATAAAAAGAGGAGGAGACACCGGGGATTACACCCTGCTGTCTCCTCCTTCTTTTAATACCTGGATACCAGGTATTAAAAACGGTACTGCACCCTGCAGGTCAGTACATTATCTTTCCGGTCGTCCTGATAGCCTTCCAACTCTGTGGCTTCATTCTGCACCCAATCATAGTAGAACATAAATTTCAGGTGCTCATTCGCATAATACAGGTACCCAATACCCAGGGTATTATAACGTATATCCGCTGCCGTAAGCCTTGTTCCCGGCGCCCCGATTTCCTTTCCTTTCACGGCTTTATTCGGATCGTACCAATCGTATTTCACCACTGCCTGGTGTTTCTCACTGCCCAGATGCTGAATAAAATAGAGGTAAGCCCCATCGAACTTGCGGATATATAAAGGCTGCGGCCTGCCTTGCGCCGTCATCGGTATACTACCTGGGGTTTCTGTTGTGCTGGCCGTAGCTGTTTGGGTGCCCCGAATATATTCTGCCCGGAACTGGGTACTCCCCTTACCCCTGCCGTTGGGTATCCGGAACTGAATATCCGCACCGTAGTAATGTCTGGGGGCGATTTCTCCGGCATTGGTCACTGCAGAATCCACTACAAAACCTGGTTTATCATTGACGGTACCCATCCGGTTAATGTATTGGGTAAACTGCTCCATGCCACCGTACAACACGGATACACCACCAGAAACGATGTAATTCGTACCCTTAATACGCTGCGGTTTTATACCAATACGGCCTATAAAATCCTTATGACTATCGAAATCAGCTGTGGAGGTTAATCCCTGGCCGTTAAACAAACCAGCATCTATTTTCAGAAAACTCAACGGATGCCCTTTCCGGCGGGGTTCAAAAGACACCATCGCGCCCAGGTCGCGTTCTGTTCTCATCAGGATCTGCGACATACGCCCCCTTTCCGGCGTCTCCCTGTCGGCAGAAGAGAGGTTCACCTCATACCCGAAAGGCCGGGCAAACATACCGGCAGCCAGGGAGAACAGGTTGAATTTCGTTTCAAAAAAACGACCATAAAAATCCCGGATAGCCACTCCCCGCTCTGTTCCATCAAATTGGAAAGCGAACTTTATCACCGGCATATCATCTTTGTTATACCGTTCATAATCTACCCGGATACGTCCCCTGCGTAACAGAAAACGGTTATTGACCCGGGTACCGAAATTACCCGCGGCATACGTTTCAATGCCTTTGGCCTCCGCCAGCTGAAACTGCGGCTGTATATAACCACTGAAACGCAAGGCGTCATATTTATGATACATGGAGATCATCCCCTTTCCCAGATCAGTCGTCGTGTCGATCATATCCATCAGAAACTGGGCACGGGCCAACAAGGAAGCACATGATAACAACACAAGGAGCAACAGGCATTTCGCGATTCGCATCAGGTCAGAAAATTAATTGCGCAAAAGTATCATTTTCACCTTTATCATAACAGGTTAATCGTTCGTTAATCCAAAATCATTAATACAATCTAAAGACGGCAAAGTTTTAAAATGATAAAATTATGATCGGTCCTTAAATCACCCCTGTATGAAAGCATCTACTATAATTCATTGGGAAAGAAAGGTGCAGGAAGCCATTGCTTTTTCCCACGATGACCCGTTCGGCGACCTTGATCTGAAAAAAGTAGCCGACAGACTTTGTGTATCCACGAATATCTTCTACCATAAGTTTGCAGAAATATGTGGTGAACCTTATATCCGGTTTACCCGCCGCCGCCGGCTGGAAGCAGGCGCCGGATATTTACGCCACAGTGACTACGGCATCCGGGAAATCAGTGAACGCTGCGGCTACAGCAATGCCAGCTTTGGCAAAGCTTTCCAGGCATTATTTCATGAAAGCCCGACCGCTTTCCGTGACCGGGAATTTTTGCAAAATGAAACCCATACCCTGCAGCGGACCAAAATTATCACCTCCTCCTATCAGCATCATGCCAGTCATATTTTCAGCACCGACAGAACGGAAGCAATACGGCTGCCACATCATGTTCTGTACTATCATATTCTGCCCAGCAACAATGATCCTGTAAAAAATATGGTGGAAGATATGAACCGGTATTACAGCCGGCTGCTGGAGATACAGTCATCGCTGTTAATGCCGGAAGTGAGCATCATTACCGGTACCCTGGATGTAGTACCCGTTACCTCCTATGGAAAAATGATGATGTATGTAGGATTGCTGGTGCCGATAACGCCCGCTTACGATCAGGCACATCAGCTGATACGTATGGTATATCAGGAAGAATACAGACTGGTCACCAAACAGATAGCAGGCGGAGATTATAAGAAACTACCGGTGCCCATGGGATTTGCGGCGGCAGGTTTACCTATGTATGAATTTATTAATCACAGTTGCCGGGTAGGTTATTTTAAAATGAGCGGCAATCACTTTTTCATTTCACTCACCGGAGCAGATAGCTGTGAGATCTATATTCCCTGGCAAAGGAGATAGCAGGGTATTTATGCAGATACCTGCCGGTAATATTCAAAGGATCACCGGCAGGTATTTTTATTAAAACTGGAAGTAAATCGGAATCATTGGCTGGGTACTTTTCACCTGCGCCAACAGCCAGATAAAAGCAACCATAATCGCCACACTTCCTGCTACCGGAATACGGCCCAGGATTCTTTCTACAGAAAACTCTGCTTTGGCAGGCATAAAATGCAGTACAAAACCCAGCACCATTACCCAGAATACCGCTGTATAACCATTGTATAACTCCAGCCAGATGCCCGGCTGAAAATCGTATACCACCTGGTGAATCAGGGACCAGGCATCGTGGAAAGATGCGGCTTTAAAGAAGATCCAGCAGAAACACACAAAATGGAATGTCAGCAGCACACCTCCTACCTTCAGTACGGAAGCTTTCCAGCCGGTAATGGCTTTCTTGCTTTTTTTCAACCAGTCGATACGCACTTTGTCTATGGCCAGCGCCGTACCATGCATACCACCCCAGAATATAAAATTCCAGCTGGCACCATGCCAGAAGCCTCCGATCAGCATCGTCAGCGCCAGGTTCACATACTGCCGCCCCTTTCCTTTACGGTTACCACCCAGCGGGATATACAGGTAATCGCGCAGCCAGCTGGACAATGAAATATGCCAGCGGCGCCAGAATTCAGTAATGGAAGAACTCTGGTAGGGAGAATCGAAGTTAGGTGGAATCTTAAAGCCTGTCCAGCGGGCAATACCCAATGCCATATCGGAGTAACCGGAGAAGTCGCAATAAATCACCAACGCATACCCATATACGCCGATCAGACATTCCAACCCGGTATGTTTACTGGGATCATCGAAGATATACTGTACAAAGTTCTGGTAGATGAAGTCGGAGATCACAATCTTCTTGAACAAACCACCGATAATCAGGTACATCCCCTTACCAATATCATCTGCATTCAGGCGATAAGGCATAGAGATCTGCGGTATAAAATCAGCTGCCCGCACAATAGGTCCCATCATCAGCTTAGGGAAGAAAGACAGGAAAAAGAGGTAGTCCATGAAGTTGTCTACCGGCTTTATTTCTTTCCGGTATACATCAATGGTATAGCTGAGGTTTTCAAAGGTATAGAAAGAAATCCCGATGGGCAGCAACAGGTGCAGTGGACGAATATGTCCGGCTGTAAGGTCGTTGACAATGCCGATGAAGAAATCTGTATACTTGAAATAGAACAGCAGTCCTATATTGAGGATAATACTGAAGATGAGCAACGATTTTTTCACCGACTTATTGGGCGTATGGTAAATCCATCGCGAGAGGTTAAAGTCTACAATCGCGGAAAGCACCACCAGGCCTACATAAAAGCCACAGGCCTTGTAAAAGAAATACAATGAAAAAATGGTGTACACCCATACACGCCCTGTTTTACTGCCGTTTACGGCCAGATAACAGAACAGGAATAGTGCAAAAAAATAGAAAAAGAAGGCACTGTTGAATAGCACCGGATCAGCGGGATTGTACAACAGTTCGGATATCAGCTTATCTGTATTAATCATCGGAGGTTACTGGATTTTCTTTTTTTGCTCTGAATAGTTGGAATAAGATTGTTGTAATGCTTCATATAAAAGTTGTCCCTGTACCTGGTAGCCTTTCACATTAAAATGTATATGATCCGGCGCCCAACCGCCGTCAAATCTGCTCTTCTGTGCTTTGTTGATCGCATTAAAATTCCAGCAGGCAATCCCATGTTGTCTGGCATACCCTACAATCTGCTGAGTGACCATCGAAATATATGGATTCGGATAATACACCGTGCTATAGAACGTTTTGTATTTTCTTTTCCCTACTTTTTTACGGGTCGCCTTTTTTACCGCCCGCATACAGTCTGGCGGTGTTGTCAGCAATATATTCACAGCCGGATTTTGAGATCGGATCAGCTGTACGGTTTTATCTATTTCATCGCGGAATACCAGTGGATCAAAGCGGCCATAGGCTTCATTGGTACCCAGGGAGATGATCACCAGCTGCGGACGCAATACCGCCATCTGTGCCAGCAATATGTTGTTGATTTCATTATAATGCTGATACATGGCGCCATTGATACCAATGCTATGGTACAATACACCATTATGACCATTTTCCATCACGGCGCCATAAAACCGGAAAGGCGTAGCAGCGGTGCCTTCCCATCTTACCTGGAAAGACTGGCTTGTTTGTGGGAAAGTGAGGGTAGCACTGCTCAGGGTAGGCGAACCGGGAAAAGGTGCAGGCGTTACCGATACAGCGGCATCCTGTTGGGGTACCACGGTACTGGTCAGATTACCGGCATCATATAACAAGGTTACCTTGCGGAAGTTATTGTCCATGGCTGCATCGGCTTTGGCTGTAAACGACAGTGCGGGCACATCCTGCTGGCTGCTGAGCGTAATGGCACCGGGCCCGAGTATGGGCGATTTGTAGCGATCTACTACGCGTTCAGACTGCCACCGGGCCGTGCTGCTCCAGCGAAAATCTTCAGGACCATTTGTACCGGCCAGGTTATAGGGGAAGATATATCCCCTGCCGGCATAACCAAACTGCTGTTGCAGCAGCATACCGGTTGCCAGTGGAAAATATCCTGCCTGTACATGTGAATCACCTAAATGAAGAATGGATACAACATCACTATCTGCCGCCAGCAAAGCCTTAAATACACCATACAAGGCAGTATCCTGCTGGATGTTATTAGTGACAATCTGTTGCGCATAGGTGGTTATACCCGTCAATAACAATAATACTATTGTTATCAGTCTCCTGTTAAGGTTTTTCTGCCCTCCTGTATTCATTCATAATAGCTTTATACAGCAGCGCCCCTACTTTGGCCGCTCCCTGTCTGTTTAAGTGAGTATAGTCTTTATTCGCCAGCACGGTATCTCCTTCTACCCATTTCACCATGGAACCTTCGCCGCCCATAGCTGCATACAGGTTCCAATAAGCTGTACCATAACCAGTAGCCAGGTCATGTTGCACTTTCAATAACGCTTCCACGCCTGGTGCTGTTATATAGCGGTCATTTTTTCTGTAGGATTTATCTGCTGTACCGATGATCAGGAAAGAGGTGGCGGGCAGATCCTGGCGAAGGGAGTCCATCACTTTTTTCATCGGGCGCTCGTACCAACTGTAGTCGGTCAGTTCCGGCCGGAACAGCACATTGGCGCCGTAGTGCATGATAACCAGATCGTACGGGCGTTCTTCCTGCATACGGTGTATCATGGCGGAAGACAAGCGGCCCAGTTCCACGCCGCTGATACCGCGGAAGGAATAGTTATCTACATAGATACCCTTGTTGCTTTCAAAGCATACCCCATAGAAAGGCATGGCAGCGCCGCCGCCATTTTTTAAGACAATAGACGTATGTCCGGTATCCTGTTGCAGATCCAGGCGGTTTACCGGTTGATCGCCGGTAAGCGTATAGTCTCTATCGTTAATATTGATCGTGGCTGCAGTAGCCGGGCCGTATAATACAGATACCTCTTCAAATTTATCCAGGTGTGTTTTTTTCACCGGGGAGTATTTAACCCAGCTGTTACCGCCGGGGTAAAAGGTATGTCCGGATAGGCCCAGGGTTACGCTGGCCGGAGGGGAGTTTTTATAGTGATAATCTTTCCAGTCGGAAGAAAAAGTATGCTGGATCGTAGTCCGGAAAGAGGCGACCACCGAAGTAACCGGTACAAACCCAACACCGGCGCCGCCAAACTGGCTTTGCAGACTGTCGCGCAGGTCACTCGTGATGAGGTCACCTTCGATCATGGAATCGCCGAAATAGGCAATACGTACTTTTTTACGTGTGCCGGCGTGCAATTCTTTTAAGACGTTGAGGAAATGTTGTATGCCTGCTGCTGTTTCAACTGTGGCAGGCGGGGCATATTCCAGGATACCTGTATAACTCATGTAGTCATGCAGGTGATCCGGATTGGGCAGCGTGCTGCCACCGGGCTTCCTTGCGCCGGTACTATCAGAAACAGAAAGCTTACTACTGTCTTTACCAGTAGTAAGCTCTTTGTCGTCCGGCGACGTTGTTCTCAGATCGGACAACATGTCCAGTTTCCGGAATTGAAAATCTTTATAGGAAAAGCTGTAATTCAGTTGTGACAGCGCTACCAAACATACTAATGATCCTACTATAATATAGAACGGATAGGCAGACTTGTTTTTGCCAGACATAAATTTAATGAATCAGTTAGCACTCACTGATCGCTGCTGACTGGCTGGCCTACGGTTAACCAATTTGAACCTTGTGCCACGCTATCCATGCCTGCGTCCAGCTTATACAATTTATAACGGTTAATAATAGACGTCACTCTTCTAATCCATTCATGGCCTGCAGAGGAATAACCGCTATGGTTCATTTGTTTCAGCCACACCGCAAATTCCTGGTTCCCTTTTAACTGGCCAAACCATCTCTTTTTGGTCAGTAACTGCACAAAATGCTCATATGAGGCTACATCAGAAGCATATTGCTTATACACCGAACGATGTCCGGGTTTGATTTTAGCCATGTTATTCTTCCCTACTACGCCAAAATGGTTGTGTAACAATTTAGCATTTCTACTGGTACCGGTACCTGATTCCAGCATGGCTACCCCCAGTATGATACTGGCAGGTACGCCGGTTTGCTGCATCAGTTCTACTGATACCGGTTTAAATTTTTTCAAATAACTGTTTGTGGATTGTTGTGCAAACCCAACATTGCTGAGCATTAGCAATAATAACACCGCACCTAACCATACTTTCCTCTGAAAGAATGTTGAAATTCTCATGGCAGTACTTTTTGTTTGTGGTGATAGTTTTTTCTTTGTTTTCAGCATCATTTCTTACCTCACATATCAACGATGATCACACCGCAATATTACTTTAAAAATTTAAATAATAAGTCTCTCTCCTTTCCTGGTCTCCTCGCGTTAATTTCTTGTTAAAAAAAATCGTTCTCTATATTTGCGCCAATCCCCTTTGATGCGGCCAAGGCCATATCAAAGGGGATTTTAGTTACAAAAGCACCCGCAATGTGCAAAGATTATGCCGGTAATTACTTCACCAGGCCAATCTTCAATTCATCTAGCTGCGCCTGATCAATTGCACTGGGAGCATCCAGCATTACATCGCGTCCGGAGTTGTTTTTCGGGAAAGCGATGAAGTCGCGGATACTCTCACTACCACCCAGCAGCGAACACAGGCGGTCAAATCCGAGGGCAATACCTCCATGCGGTGGAGCGCCATATTCGAAAGCGCCCAGCAGGAAGCCGAACTTATGTTCTGCCTCTTCTTTATCCATGCCCAGCGCAGCAAACATTTTCTGCTGTAAATCGCGCTGGAAGATACGGATAGAACCACCACCTACTTCTGTACCATTTAATACAATATCATAGGCATTAGCCTTAATATCGCCGTATTTGGTAGTATCGTCCATCCAGGATACCATCTCCGGTTTCGGGGATGTAAACGGATGGTGACGGGCCACCCAGCGGTTTTCGGTTTCCGCGTATTCAAACAGCGGGAAATCTATCACCCACAACGGCTTAAAGTCGTTCTTATTACGCAGCCCCAGGCGTTCACCCATCTCCAGTCTCAACTCACTCATTGCCTTACGGGTCCGCTCTTCTTTACCAGCCAGTACCAGTATGAGATCGCCCGGCTGTGCCTGGCATTGCTGCGCCCATAACTGTAACTGCTGCTCATCGAAGAACTTATCTACTGAGCTTTTCAGCGTACCATCCGTGTTATATTTAACATAGATGAGGCCGCTCATACCGATCTGCGGACGTTTCACCCATTCGGTTAATTCATCCAGCTGCTTGCGGGTATATTCTGCACAACCTTTGGCGGCAATCGCCACTACCAGTTCTGCTTCGTCAAATACCTTAAAGCCTTTATCCTTTACAGTATTGTTCAGATTCACCAGCTTCATCTCAAAACGGATGTCCGGCTTATCATTACCGTAGAATTCCATGGCATCATCCCAGGTCATACGCGGGAAGGCACTATCAAATTCAATTCCTTTTATCTCTTTAAAGATATATTTCAACATATCTTCAAATGTGCGCAATATGTCTTCCTGCTCTACGAAGCTCATTTCACAGTCGACCTGTGTGAACTCCGGCTGGCGATCTGCCCGTAAATCCTCATCCCGGAAACATTTCACGATCTGATAGTAACGATCAAAACCACTTACCATCAACAATTGTTTAAATGTCTGCGGAGATTGCGGCAAAGCGTAGAACTCGTTAGCGTTCATACGGCTGGGCACCACAAAGTCGCGCGCACCTTCCGGGGTGGACTTGATCAGAAACGGCGTTTCTATATCCATAAAACCGGCAGCGTGCAGATAATCGCGTACCGCGCGGCCTACTTTATAACGCAGTTCCAAATTTTGTTTTACCACATTACGGCGGAGATCGAGGTAGCGGTATTTCATCCGCAGCTCATCGCCACCATCTGTATCATCCTGCAAGGTAAACGGCGGTGTTTTTGCCGCATTGAGGATGGTAAAATCCGTCACGGTGATCTCAATATCTCCGGTAGGAATGTTTTTATTTTTACTGGAACGTTCAGTCACGATTCCTTTTGCCTGGATTACAAACTCACGGCCCAGGGGCTGTGCATCCAGTTTGGCATTCAGGCTTTCGCCGAACAGCAACTGGGTAATACCATAGCGGTCACGCAAATCGAAAAAATTGATGCTACCAAACTTCCTGACTGTTTGTACCCATCCGGCCAAAGTTACTTCCTGGCCCACCTGTTCTATTCTTAATTCCCCACAAGTGTGCGTCCTATACATGCGTAAATAGTTGTTTTTAATTGGTTTATGGT
Coding sequences within:
- a CDS encoding porin, with the protein product MRIAKCLLLLVLLSCASLLARAQFLMDMIDTTTDLGKGMISMYHKYDALRFSGYIQPQFQLAEAKGIETYAAGNFGTRVNNRFLLRRGRIRVDYERYNKDDMPVIKFAFQFDGTERGVAIRDFYGRFFETKFNLFSLAAGMFARPFGYEVNLSSADRETPERGRMSQILMRTERDLGAMVSFEPRRKGHPLSFLKIDAGLFNGQGLTSTADFDSHKDFIGRIGIKPQRIKGTNYIVSGGVSVLYGGMEQFTQYINRMGTVNDKPGFVVDSAVTNAGEIAPRHYYGADIQFRIPNGRGKGSTQFRAEYIRGTQTATASTTETPGSIPMTAQGRPQPLYIRKFDGAYLYFIQHLGSEKHQAVVKYDWYDPNKAVKGKEIGAPGTRLTAADIRYNTLGIGYLYYANEHLKFMFYYDWVQNEATELEGYQDDRKDNVLTCRVQYRF
- a CDS encoding glucosaminidase domain-containing protein, producing the protein MKKFKPVSVELMQQTGVPASIILGVAMLESGTGTSRNAKLLHNHFGVVGKNNMAKIKPGHRSVYKQYASDVASYEHFVQLLTKKRWFGQLKGNQEFAVWLKQMNHSGYSSAGHEWIRRVTSIINRYKLYKLDAGMDSVAQGSNWLTVGQPVSSDQ
- a CDS encoding helix-turn-helix transcriptional regulator produces the protein MKASTIIHWERKVQEAIAFSHDDPFGDLDLKKVADRLCVSTNIFYHKFAEICGEPYIRFTRRRRLEAGAGYLRHSDYGIREISERCGYSNASFGKAFQALFHESPTAFRDREFLQNETHTLQRTKIITSSYQHHASHIFSTDRTEAIRLPHHVLYYHILPSNNDPVKNMVEDMNRYYSRLLEIQSSLLMPEVSIITGTLDVVPVTSYGKMMMYVGLLVPITPAYDQAHQLIRMVYQEEYRLVTKQIAGGDYKKLPVPMGFAAAGLPMYEFINHSCRVGYFKMSGNHFFISLTGADSCEIYIPWQRR
- a CDS encoding sensor histidine kinase gives rise to the protein MFKAKNLSPQKLAGFTALIISAVIALGSLLVDGDWKVVAGAFILTFLVSYYLYLYTLQNFIYRKIKLIYKFIYQTKASKREEFFQKNILPLKTIEEVSEDVEKWASQKKEELENLRRNEEFRKEFLLNLSHELKTPIFAVQGYIHTLLDGALEDPAVNKLFLKNATKNIDRLCRLIDDLDEISKLESGEMTINSEIFIIQDLIRDVFDTLSLKANTKGIKFNIKKGCEAPQPVLADKEKIRQVLINLVDNSIKYGKPDGHTIASIYSMDGKRVLVEISDDGIGMSEEHLPRVFERFYRTDRARSRDIGGTGLGLAIVKHIVEAHDQSITVRSKPEIGSTFGFTMESGKE
- a CDS encoding GDSL-type esterase/lipase family protein, whose product is MNTGGQKNLNRRLITIVLLLLTGITTYAQQIVTNNIQQDTALYGVFKALLAADSDVVSILHLGDSHVQAGYFPLATGMLLQQQFGYAGRGYIFPYNLAGTNGPEDFRWSSTARWQSERVVDRYKSPILGPGAITLSSQQDVPALSFTAKADAAMDNNFRKVTLLYDAGNLTSTVVPQQDAAVSVTPAPFPGSPTLSSATLTFPQTSQSFQVRWEGTAATPFRFYGAVMENGHNGVLYHSIGINGAMYQHYNEINNILLAQMAVLRPQLVIISLGTNEAYGRFDPLVFRDEIDKTVQLIRSQNPAVNILLTTPPDCMRAVKKATRKKVGKRKYKTFYSTVYYPNPYISMVTQQIVGYARQHGIACWNFNAINKAQKSRFDGGWAPDHIHFNVKGYQVQGQLLYEALQQSYSNYSEQKKKIQ
- a CDS encoding MBOAT family O-acyltransferase, which translates into the protein MINTDKLISELLYNPADPVLFNSAFFFYFFALFLFCYLAVNGSKTGRVWVYTIFSLYFFYKACGFYVGLVVLSAIVDFNLSRWIYHTPNKSVKKSLLIFSIILNIGLLFYFKYTDFFIGIVNDLTAGHIRPLHLLLPIGISFYTFENLSYTIDVYRKEIKPVDNFMDYLFFLSFFPKLMMGPIVRAADFIPQISMPYRLNADDIGKGMYLIIGGLFKKIVISDFIYQNFVQYIFDDPSKHTGLECLIGVYGYALVIYCDFSGYSDMALGIARWTGFKIPPNFDSPYQSSSITEFWRRWHISLSSWLRDYLYIPLGGNRKGKGRQYVNLALTMLIGGFWHGASWNFIFWGGMHGTALAIDKVRIDWLKKSKKAITGWKASVLKVGGVLLTFHFVCFCWIFFKAASFHDAWSLIHQVVYDFQPGIWLELYNGYTAVFWVMVLGFVLHFMPAKAEFSVERILGRIPVAGSVAIMVAFIWLLAQVKSTQPMIPIYFQF
- a CDS encoding response regulator transcription factor gives rise to the protein MIDQAVAGKILVVDDELDILEIISYNLKTAGYDTVTAKDGSEAIQKAKIFRPDLIMLDIMMPNKNGIDTCREIRKIPEFKDTMVLFLTALNDEKSEIDGLNMGADDYIAKPIKPKLLVSRINALFRRLHKPEETQVHLGDLIIDREKFTVTYKGQEIILAKKEFELLQLLASKPGRVFLRNEILNQVWGTEVIVGDRTIDVHIRKIRQKIGIDLITTVKGVGYKFEM
- the aspS gene encoding aspartate--tRNA ligase, with the translated sequence MYRTHTCGELRIEQVGQEVTLAGWVQTVRKFGSINFFDLRDRYGITQLLFGESLNAKLDAQPLGREFVIQAKGIVTERSSKNKNIPTGDIEITVTDFTILNAAKTPPFTLQDDTDGGDELRMKYRYLDLRRNVVKQNLELRYKVGRAVRDYLHAAGFMDIETPFLIKSTPEGARDFVVPSRMNANEFYALPQSPQTFKQLLMVSGFDRYYQIVKCFRDEDLRADRQPEFTQVDCEMSFVEQEDILRTFEDMLKYIFKEIKGIEFDSAFPRMTWDDAMEFYGNDKPDIRFEMKLVNLNNTVKDKGFKVFDEAELVVAIAAKGCAEYTRKQLDELTEWVKRPQIGMSGLIYVKYNTDGTLKSSVDKFFDEQQLQLWAQQCQAQPGDLILVLAGKEERTRKAMSELRLEMGERLGLRNKNDFKPLWVIDFPLFEYAETENRWVARHHPFTSPKPEMVSWMDDTTKYGDIKANAYDIVLNGTEVGGGSIRIFQRDLQQKMFAALGMDKEEAEHKFGFLLGAFEYGAPPHGGIALGFDRLCSLLGGSESIRDFIAFPKNNSGRDVMLDAPSAIDQAQLDELKIGLVK